TAAaagttcaattttcatttatattgcatagtataataataataataataataataataataataataataataataataataataataataataatcttaaaTTATGCCATTATGACATAAatcccccatttttttttatgtcatagaAAATCTTGAACTTATATCagtgtgacaaatataccttaGATGGAACTAAAATAGAGAGTATACAGTTTATGTTTTCTTGTgccacaaaagaaagaaatttaggGTATTTGAGTCACAAATGAtgagtttaggatttttggtgagataaAAAAGTCTAGGGCATTTCTATcacaataaatataatttagttttttttttttttttgtggtatatACCCTattaataatgataaaactGGTGGCTTTTATGACCAAAATGATGATGGACAACAAGCTTGCATGACAACCATTGGCATGGCTCATGAACAGATCTATTCATTGCGATCTTCATTGATATTCCCCAAAGCAAGCATAGCCTGCCTTTACGCTTTGGTGTGGCAAGATTGATATCATGATTTCCCCTTTACCATGCAAAACATGGCATTATTATATGTTCGAATAGGGCTCTTGGGGTAATGGCGAATTAAGGCACAAAATCATCTTGTGGCAAGATATGTGTTCTTACTTTCCCGTTCATTCCACGTGAAATCATTGTCATCATGGCACATTCATCAAACTTGCATTTGGCCAACctttgcttttgaaaatattttccataattgcATGTAACCGATGGTCTCGATCATCCGTAACAACTTGGTATGATCACGTATGTTTATTGCCCCCGTAGCACGATTTCAAAGATAGAGCCCGGTGTGTTGATGTAAACAAACCCTAAATTTCAATTAGCGCGATGATCAGATTACTGAGACCTTTATTtgaaagtgtaatcaagtcccgaaCCCTTTAGATAATGTAATCAAATCAGATTTCCTCACTAGAGGTTGAAATCAAGTCATAAACACCCCTATGGAAAAATGCATTTTGGGTCTACAATGTAAGCATTTCTCAGTCTACACATATGCAAATTTTGATACAATGACTTGGTtgatattttaggatttgttgcacttattaaaaaaattttacctgaatttctttatatatttaaGGTTTAGAACTTCTAGTGAACTTTGTAAAGTTCTCCATAAATATACATGGTCACTTCCTAACTTCGGAAACCACCCTCACTTTTTGCGATCACAACAGTTTGCATCCGCATCAACATTTGTATCATGAGTTTCAACATTAGACTTCAAATTTAATCTGCCATCGATTACTATTATCTACTCAGTGTCTAATTAGCTTTTTCTATTAGCTTAAGGTTTTCTTGGATTCTTTCTTGAAGGAGGCTAAATTGGTCATTAGCAATTGGGTCTTTTTGTCCGGTAAGATGTAAGTTTCAAAGATGGAAGGTCGGTCATGGTGGAATCGGAGATGGTTTTCAaatcttctccttctttaaTTATGGTAATTTTGAGAGTACTCACAACAAGAAGTTGTACGTTATATATTCATTGGTGGCGTGTAAGATATTTTATTCGGAGGAAATTAAATTTAGGGTGTGTCTGTTTGAGCAAAAGAATCATCTgcgaattaattttttggattttcaagcaTTTAGTTTGTTGAAAATAATCACTCGGCTAGAAAACAAATTacaataaaatgaaacatgcatgCTTagagttaggaaaataaattctcCAATCTGAAAATGATAAACAACTTTctggaaaaatgatttttgggaaaTCATTTCCCTCTATCataaaattttccccaaaacaaacACATCCTTAAACTCGGTTTTAGACTATAGATTCTCATAAAATTGGGGATACGACTTGCTGGTTGCTCGACTTTACTAAACTGGTACACTATATAATTTAGGAGTTCAATTACGTGTAACCAATCTAACTTGACAAAATGATTGGTGGCTTGGGACAAAAGCTTTAGCCATATTAACCTCCTAAGTTCAACATTCTCATCTCTGCTTTTCCCCCTGCCCGCCATTGGCTACTCAGTGTTTATCATGGGCACGATAACTGATTCACCGGAAATGCATCCTTCCCGGCCCTCTTGTATTACGAAAAAGTCCTCCTCACCACCCATGCTAGATATGGACCGAACAGCCTGTTCTGAACTTCCCAGGAATACCACTTTGCTTGTCAGCAGGACCGATAAATGACAGTACTTTGTGGTGACAAAGAAAGGTCGATACAGAAAGAGACAGCAACCGACTGAAATGAATTGAATTCGAGGTGCCCAGTTTCAGGGGGCTCTGCAAAGTCCAAACAAAGAGGGACGCGTGCATGAGGGTCTGGAAGGAAACACATGAAAGTTACTGCATGATCAGCAATAATTCAGTCAGATGCAAGACAGCATCGTCAATAATGAAAAGATTTCCAGACAGAGAGCTGAGGATCCAACTGAGCTTTGCAAGAGAAAAGACAAGAGACAACAGGCGTCGCAACAGCTATATATGAACAAGCACGAATAATTTCGGTCCCCCTCCCCCACGCTTTTTGCTGCAATGTACAACTAAGAGTCCCCTATGAAATAATCCTAACCAAGCTAtctgaaagaagaagatatatcAGGAGATTttggctctctccccctcatgtCCTGAGATGTGAAGATCTCTCCCACCTTATTAAAATAATAGATTATGCTAATTGACAATGCACATTGAGATTCTCTCAAGAGTGTCTCTCCTCCTAAAGGTTACAAGGCAAATGTGGTTTTGGCAAAAGggtgaaaaaggaaagaaaaaagaaaaggaaaaaacagagagagaacaAGGCAGAGTATGAGTTATGCATTTAACTTTACCATCCCCAAAATGGagaaagacccaaaaaaattttcattcttcACTCAGTTCTTATCATTGGCAGTAGTTCTACTGTTGGACCAAAACTTGCTGAACATCTTCTTGGGCCGCGCCGGGATTGCGCAGAAAGCCTTGACAAGAGAATTCCTGGACATTCTGTCCTGTTGCGTGTCATCGTTGTCGTCCAAGTCGTCATCCTCAGCCAGTTTCATCTTCAACGTCGAGAGCTTTGATTTGCTAGGAGACTTCAGGCCCGAGACGCTCCACTGGTCCTCGTGGGTGATGCTAGTCGTGGTGCTCAATGGTGCTGGAGGCCTGGAGGAGTCGAGGCCGTGCGCTGCCAGGAGTGCCTTGATGTTGCTCGGGAGCTCAGTGACCTTACCGCTCGCCATCGTGGCTCGTGCCTGCTCAAAGAAGAGGACTTGCACCACCACCCGCAGAGGCAAGAGCTCGTTCTGCGCTGCGTGCATGCAGGCTTCCATGGATAGTTTCTTGCAGTCCAGGATTCGGCACAGACGCTTCCTTTCGCTCTTGTTCAGATTCGGGTGTGCCTGTGTAAAAGATAAAACAAGTAATACATATAGTCAGATCATCATCAGGATTCAGAGCTAGCAATGAGGATTGTCCAAAGTGAGTGAGGCTAAAAAAGAAATGTGTCCTAAGAACAAAATAGATTGTACAAAGTTTCACCTATCTTGGGAACAAATCTGGCTAAACGGTGAACCTAGTCTTATGACATACTCCAAGATTGCGCTGCAGAAGTAGtactatgaattcatttcagtTACATAGTCAAGGTTATTTGACTCACCACCACATGACCAATTGAAGTCAGAattattttcccctttttcaataaatttttcagGGACATAAGTCCACTTCCGCCAGAATCCTAACTGCCAATGAAAAGTTTGAAACAATAGCAAGAGTCCCAAAGGTCAAGAGAGTCGGTCATCTACTGCTGACAATGACTTATAACCTATGTCGACAATGATTGTCGGACCTAAAGCTTGTTGATGCCATTTACCTATTTTGACGTCATTTACCTTGAGATAGATGTCGATGGCTCGGTAAAGATCATCGTGATCTACCCTTGCGAATTCCGGGACCGCTTCGGCCAGAGCTACGAACTTTGCCAGCGGCAAATTAACATCGCGGCTGATCTCTCGCAAGTAATTGTCAATGATCTTTGCTACCTTCAGCTTTGAGCTGTGCGATGCTGAAGACGACCTCCTGCTTTCCTGAAACTCGATATCGATGTTTTCGGCCGACCGAGACCTCCTCCTCTCGCACACGAGCTTCGATCTCGGAGGGCTAGTCGGGGGACTCTGACCCTGTAACATAAACTGCTCCACAATTGTCATCACTATGTCCACATCGTACAGTTTCTCGTTCGCTTGCGACAGATTAGGAATTAGGAGATCGTTCGGCGTCGCTTCCTCCAGTTGGAGCCCCACTCTCTTGGCCAGTTCCATTCTCGAAGAAGAAGACGCGTTTAGGATGTTTGCTGCCTTCAAGAGCTTCAGCAGGAAGCTGGATGAAACCGCACCTTTCTCTGCAGGAAGCAAGCTAATTATGGACTCCAGAAGAAGCCGGTCTTTCGAAGTGAGCTCTTCACTGTTAGAGTCCGAATCTGAGTCGGATACGGCTTGCTTCTTCGCATTCCCAGCTCTCGATACGTTCGGCAGCCACCGAACCGCATAAATCTTCAGGGCATCGCCGACCAAATTGGAGGGTATTTTTCCTCCGGATTTTATGGCTATCATAGTTCTCCAATATAGGTCGATCCCCAAGTCGGCTAGATCTTCAGCCCACCAACCCTTCGCGGCCAATCTATGCCTCTGGCTCTCAGCTCCGTTACACGACATATCGTCTCGGCCTCGACGGGAGTGACTATGAGATAGACTAACCTTCGACGGGTTCGTCAGGACTTTGCTCGCAATTGCCTCGATGCATCTGCTGGAGATTCCGAGGTCTTCAGACCACAGAGGGAAGGCCTTGGTGCTCTGCAGAGTCACAATTGAATCCCTCCAACCGTGGAGAAGACATGAATTGAAGAAGACCTCAATCTTGTATATCAGATTGCCCTTCTCGACATCCTCAGCCATCTGGAGGTACTCAGCGGCACATCGAGCAGCAACGATGTTGTAGGCACTTAGAGTGATGGTGATCCCATAGCAGAACTTGGCGCACAGCTCGAACGCCTCAACACCACCCGGGAAATCGGGAAGTTGGACTATTTGGTGCTGCGATGATTCAGGCAACTCCGAGCAGAGTCTCTGCAATCGCAAGCACTTGGAGAGCAGGGGAAACTGCGAGTGACAGTGAGTTTAATCAGAAAGACAGACATTCCGGAATCACCTTTAAAGCAAAAGGCTCAAGATTCATTCAAGGATGTTGAATCTGAAAAGCAATTACCTTGTGGAGCAAATATCTGCTTCCCTTCACTTGTACTAAGAGGTCACTGGACACTTCAGAAGACACTGACCTGCATCCAGAGAAATTCAATTCATGAGCTCAACCTCCAATTCCAcaaacttgaagaagaaaattcaagagaGAATTCACTCCTAGTCTAGTCCACAGTTACCTCACTGCTTCACTAGTATAAAAAGTGTCCGGCCGAGATCCGAGCTTCATAAACTTCATGATTTCACTTGTTACTCTAAATCCTCCCTCTAGCTTTCACTCGATCATCCAATTAAGAGTACGCAACAAGATGTGAGGACCTGGAGACTCTGCTACTCCCGATGCTGCACAAGACTCAATCTGAGACTCCCTCCagccaaaggagagagagagagagcttgtgGAGACCAAACCAGAGTCAAGTCCACTCTCTCATGTTGCTTGGATTCGATGAATTCCCAACTCAGCAAGCCAACTCGAAATTAAATGGCCGAAGCAACGACCCTGGACTTCAACAAACTGTGAATTGTCTGCTTCTTTTGCCCCCCCTaagcaaagagagaagaagaggatcTAAATGTCATGAGAGGGAAGAGAATTCTCCAAGAAGAACCGAGCAACAAGTGCTAACCATTTGGTATGTGGGGAGGGCCAAGTGTTGTTGCTTATGAGTTAAATAAAGGGAATTGAAATTATGGTGGATGAATAGGGCGGAGTAAAGGTGACAGAAACCTACGAAGTCAAGACGCAGCAGCCCCAAACGAGACCCATGTCCTTTCAGTCAAATTCCATGccccatttttccttttcttttcttggatttaAACatgcgaaaaatagaaaatcaaccCGCCTCCCATCAAGATCAAACGAACATCC
The window above is part of the Eucalyptus grandis isolate ANBG69807.140 chromosome 6, ASM1654582v1, whole genome shotgun sequence genome. Proteins encoded here:
- the LOC104414137 gene encoding BTB/POZ domain-containing protein At1g67900; this encodes MKFMKLGSRPDTFYTSEAVRSVSSEVSSDLLVQVKGSRYLLHKFPLLSKCLRLQRLCSELPESSQHQIVQLPDFPGGVEAFELCAKFCYGITITLSAYNIVAARCAAEYLQMAEDVEKGNLIYKIEVFFNSCLLHGWRDSIVTLQSTKAFPLWSEDLGISSRCIEAIASKVLTNPSKVSLSHSHSRRGRDDMSCNGAESQRHRLAAKGWWAEDLADLGIDLYWRTMIAIKSGGKIPSNLVGDALKIYAVRWLPNVSRAGNAKKQAVSDSDSDSNSEELTSKDRLLLESIISLLPAEKGAVSSSFLLKLLKAANILNASSSSRMELAKRVGLQLEEATPNDLLIPNLSQANEKLYDVDIVMTIVEQFMLQGQSPPTSPPRSKLVCERRRSRSAENIDIEFQESRRSSSASHSSKLKVAKIIDNYLREISRDVNLPLAKFVALAEAVPEFARVDHDDLYRAIDIYLKAHPNLNKSERKRLCRILDCKKLSMEACMHAAQNELLPLRVVVQVLFFEQARATMASGKVTELPSNIKALLAAHGLDSSRPPAPLSTTTSITHEDQWSVSGLKSPSKSKLSTLKMKLAEDDDLDDNDDTQQDRMSRNSLVKAFCAIPARPKKMFSKFWSNSRTTANDKN